Proteins encoded together in one Streptomyces umbrinus window:
- a CDS encoding RidA family protein, whose product MLKRVTVPTLFKPPTYSHASVVEAGTRLAFLAGSVPLNADGELVGPGDPVRQAERVIANLGEQLRAVGSDFEHVAYTDVYVVSSDPAVLSEVWDVVEASLLSVGPHSSTLLGVSCLGYTGQLVEITATAVVPDPASDQA is encoded by the coding sequence CCACCCTCTTCAAGCCGCCCACCTACTCCCACGCCTCCGTCGTCGAGGCGGGCACGCGTCTCGCCTTCCTCGCCGGATCCGTGCCCCTCAACGCCGACGGCGAGCTCGTCGGCCCGGGCGATCCCGTACGGCAGGCCGAGCGGGTGATCGCGAACCTGGGCGAGCAACTCCGGGCGGTCGGCAGCGACTTCGAGCACGTCGCGTACACCGATGTGTATGTCGTGAGCAGTGACCCCGCGGTGCTCTCCGAGGTGTGGGACGTCGTGGAAGCCTCCCTCCTCAGCGTCGGCCCGCACTCCTCCACCCTCCTCGGCGTCTCATGCCTCGGATACACCGGCCAGCTCGTGGAGATCACGGCCACGGCCGTGGTCCCGGACCCCGCTTCCGACCAGGCCTAG